CGTCGACAAAACTGAAGGAGTTGTTTACCGCGCGGGCAACGGGCCTCGGCAGCTCACACCTGTGCCGCGGCCCACTCGGCCCCGTCCCGCGAGCCGCTGAGCTAGCCGCCTGCGGCAGGTGGCGTCTCGCGCGACTCCGCAAGCTCGTCGACCACGAGCGAGCGCTCGTCGATCGTGCCGTTGCGGTAGGCCTGCCGCCCGACCATGTGCGCCGACAGCGGTGCGGTCGCGAACTGCATGAGCACCACAGGCACCACGAGGGCGATGCCCGTGACGATTCCGACGATCGAGCGCTGCGACAGCGCAATCGCCAGACAGATCAGCAGCAGCCCGAGCACCTGGGGCTTCGTCGCGGCATGCAGTCGCGTCGGCACGTCCGAGAAGCGCAGCAGACCGATCGCGGCCGTCAGGCAGAGCAGTGCACCCGCGAGGATGAGCACGAGCACCGCGACATCGATCACGGGATCCGGGATGACCAGGTCGAACACGTTCATGAGGTCGTGTTGTCCCTTCGTGCGACGTATCGTGCGACGGAGATCGATCCGAAGACGCCAACCGCGGCGACGATCAGCAGCACCGGAAGCGTGCGGATGTGCTGGTTGATCGCCATCTCGGCGCCCAGCACGCAGATCACTTCGGTGAGCAGCACATCGGATGCCACGGCGCGGTCGAGGATCGACGGACCGATGACGATCCGCACCACGGTGAGGATCGCAGCGATGCCGAAGACGATCATGATGATGAGCAGGAGGGTGTTCATGTCAGACGCTCTCCTTTCGTGCGGCTCGAGCCGCGCTCTCATCCGCGCGCAGAGCGCGATACTGCGCAGGCGAACCCAGCGCACGCACGATGCGGCGCTCCCAGCGCAGCACATCGTCGCGCTGCCGGTCGGCATCCGCCCGCGAGTTCACACCGATGATGTGCAGATAGAGGATGCGCCGGTCTCGATCGGCTTCGACGACGAGCGACCCGGGGATGAGTGACGAGGTAACAGAGACGTGCGTCATGATCATGTCGTCGGCGTACCGCAGCGGAACCGCGATGATGGCGGTGCCCGGGTGGCGGCGCAGATTCAGCGCCTGCGCGGCGACCGTGATCGAACCGCGCACGACCGCTGCGAGGAACTGCACGATGAACAGAGCGGTGTACCAGAGGTTGACGCGCCCGGACAGTTCGATCGTCGGCAGGCGGAAAACGCGGGTCACGAACAGCGCAACGATGATTCCCGTCAGGAACGACAGCACCGTGAACTGCCCCCACAGCAGCATCCACAGCAGCACGAGCCAGAGGAGGAACGGCACCTGCAGCCAGATGTCGCGCCAGAAGGGCGAGCGCATCTCGGGGCTCATTCGCCGACCTCCTCGTCTGCGAAGACGAGCTGAACGGGCTGAAGCAGGGCGTCGCCGATCCGGTCGCAAAGGGCGTAGAGCGGCCCGGCGAAGATCGTCAGCGCGAGAGTCACCGCGACCATGCCGCCCGTGGCGACGGTCATGATGACAGGGATGCGGCGGCGCTGAGACTCGTCATCGGCGGCCGGGGCCGTGCCGAGGAACGCGGTGTGGCCCCCGGCTTCCGCGTCGGAGGTGTCGTCATCCTCGCGCCAGAACGCGAGGTTCCATGCGCGCATGAGCGCATAGAGCGTGAGCAGCGACGTGATGATGCCACCGAAGATCAGCACGATCATGAGCGGGGTGCCGACGGAGGCGGCCGCTTCGAAGAGGGCGAACTTTCCGATGAACCCGGAGAACGGAGGCAGACCGCCGAGGTTGATCGCCGGCACGAAGTAGAGCACGGCGATCAGGGGCGCGGCACGCATGAGCCCCTTGACCTTCAGGATCGAGGTGCTGCCCGCCCTGCGCTCGACCAGGCCCACCGCGAGGAAGAGCGTCGTCTGCACGACGATGTGGTGCACGATGTAGTACACCGTGGCGCCGATCGCGGCAGGCGTCGCGATCGCGAGGCCGAAGATCATGTAGCCGACGTGACTCACGAGCGTGAACGACAGGATCCGCTTGAGCTCGGCTTGCGCAACCGCGCCGAGCACCCCGACGATCATCGTCGCCAGGGCGATGATCAGCAGCAGCGTGTCGATGCTGTTGGAGGCGAAGAGCTGCGTCTCGGTACGGATCAGCGCGTAGACGCCGACCTTCGTCAGCAAGCCGGCGAAGACGGCGGTGACGGGTGCAGGCGCCGTCGGGTAGGAGTCCGGCAGCCAGAACGACACCGGGAAGATCGCGGCCTTGATGCCGAAGGCAGCGACGAGCAGCAGGTGCAGCACAAGCTGCGTCTCCTGCGGCAGCTCACCCATCCGCTGCGCGATCTGCGCCATGTTCACCGTGCCGAGCGCGCCGTAGATCACGGCGATCGCGGCGAGGAACAGGATCGACGACACGAGCGAGACGACGATGTACACGGCGCCCGTGCGGATGCGCGACTCGGTGCTGCCGAGGGTGATCAGCACATAGGACGCGACCAGCAGGATCTCGAAGCCGACATAGAGGTTGAACAGATCGCCCGCGATGAAGGCGTTGAAGATTCCCGCCGCGAGGATCAGGTACGACGGGTTGAAGATCGAAATCGGGGTCTCTTCGGCGCCGTCAGCGGCACCTTGACCGATCGAGAAGAGCAGAACGGCCAGGAGCACAATGCTCGAGATGAGCACGAGCAGCGCGGCGAGTCGGTCGACGTAGAGCACGATGCCGAACGGCGCAGGCCATCCACCCACCGAGACGGCGATCGCGCCGTGAGCGTCGACCGTCACCAGCAGCACCGCCGCGATCACCGAGACCACGGCCAGCGTGACGATCGAGACCGTGGCCTGCAAGCGCAGACGCTTGCCGAAGATGAGCGTCGCGGCAGCACCGAGCAGCGGGATCGTGACGAGGAGGGGAACCAGGGCGCTCATCGCGCGTCCTCCTCGGGGGTGTCAGGGGCGGATGCCTCGGGCTCGGCGGATTCAGGGGCGGATGCATCCGCCGGTGAGGGTTCCGCCTCGGGGGCCGCGACGGGCGCGGCATCCGCGGAATCGACCGGAGCATCGTCGACGATCCACGGAAGATCCCGACTGTGCAGCACGCGAATCGGCGCCGTGTCGACACCCACGAAGTCGGTGGTGGCGTCGTCGTCGTCAGTGTCGCTCTCGTCGTCCATGAGGTCTTCTTCAGCGTCCGTGCGCTCACGCAGCGCGAGGTCGTCCGCGTCGTCCTCGACCGTGTCCGCCTGGCCGAGCTGCCAGGAGCGGTAGATGAGGGCGAGCAGGAACGCCGAGACCGCGAAGGTGATGACGATGGCCGTGAGCGTCAGCGCCTGAGGCAGCGGATCGCTCACCGTGCCCTCGGCACCGTAGAACGGTGCGACGCCGGGCACGCCCATGACGATCAGCAGAAGCAGATTCGTGGCGTTGCCCAGCAGCAGGAAGCCGATGAGCACGCGCGTGAGGCTGCGTTCGAGCATCGCGTAGACACCGC
The DNA window shown above is from Microbacterium keratanolyticum and carries:
- a CDS encoding Na(+)/H(+) antiporter subunit C, giving the protein MDVSLTLIIIMAVLFACGVYAMLERSLTRVLIGFLLLGNATNLLLLIVMGVPGVAPFYGAEGTVSDPLPQALTLTAIVITFAVSAFLLALIYRSWQLGQADTVEDDADDLALRERTDAEEDLMDDESDTDDDDATTDFVGVDTAPIRVLHSRDLPWIVDDAPVDSADAAPVAAPEAEPSPADASAPESAEPEASAPDTPEEDAR
- a CDS encoding monovalent cation/H+ antiporter complex subunit F — encoded protein: MNTLLLIIMIVFGIAAILTVVRIVIGPSILDRAVASDVLLTEVICVLGAEMAINQHIRTLPVLLIVAAVGVFGSISVARYVARRDNTTS
- a CDS encoding Na+/H+ antiporter subunit D, translating into MSALVPLLVTIPLLGAAATLIFGKRLRLQATVSIVTLAVVSVIAAVLLVTVDAHGAIAVSVGGWPAPFGIVLYVDRLAALLVLISSIVLLAVLLFSIGQGAADGAEETPISIFNPSYLILAAGIFNAFIAGDLFNLYVGFEILLVASYVLITLGSTESRIRTGAVYIVVSLVSSILFLAAIAVIYGALGTVNMAQIAQRMGELPQETQLVLHLLLVAAFGIKAAIFPVSFWLPDSYPTAPAPVTAVFAGLLTKVGVYALIRTETQLFASNSIDTLLLIIALATMIVGVLGAVAQAELKRILSFTLVSHVGYMIFGLAIATPAAIGATVYYIVHHIVVQTTLFLAVGLVERRAGSTSILKVKGLMRAAPLIAVLYFVPAINLGGLPPFSGFIGKFALFEAAASVGTPLMIVLIFGGIITSLLTLYALMRAWNLAFWREDDDTSDAEAGGHTAFLGTAPAADDESQRRRIPVIMTVATGGMVAVTLALTIFAGPLYALCDRIGDALLQPVQLVFADEEVGE
- a CDS encoding Na+/H+ antiporter subunit E, which codes for MSPEMRSPFWRDIWLQVPFLLWLVLLWMLLWGQFTVLSFLTGIIVALFVTRVFRLPTIELSGRVNLWYTALFIVQFLAAVVRGSITVAAQALNLRRHPGTAIIAVPLRYADDMIMTHVSVTSSLIPGSLVVEADRDRRILYLHIIGVNSRADADRQRDDVLRWERRIVRALGSPAQYRALRADESAARAARKESV
- the mnhG gene encoding monovalent cation/H(+) antiporter subunit G; amino-acid sequence: MNVFDLVIPDPVIDVAVLVLILAGALLCLTAAIGLLRFSDVPTRLHAATKPQVLGLLLICLAIALSQRSIVGIVTGIALVVPVVLMQFATAPLSAHMVGRQAYRNGTIDERSLVVDELAESRETPPAAGG